The following proteins are co-located in the Rippkaea orientalis PCC 8801 genome:
- a CDS encoding ADP-ribosylglycohydrolase family protein yields MKYSLYSRFKGTLIGGFIGEQFRHRETSSSGSLMLNYQLLEKLAIKGTIHPEEWVKLIAQTLALSENSEKFNTGELMLGILPLVVFFHDAPSLLEEQLNFVIIECKMSSEQQEELTSYSELLRLILTEKIPINDIIPHLLDKYSKSCSFFKEQLEQIQRFVKERATLTQVKAHFAGKKALEPPTIALAMYCFLGTPEDFGVSVRRAYQLRSPVIMALTGAIAGAYNSLLGIPPSWQLAWKTRPTSPKIEQTLVKFWARWMGIEVLDSFKLQVEQIAVASPLMMQKRPSRTIISQKF; encoded by the coding sequence ATGAAATATTCGCTTTATAGTCGATTTAAAGGAACTTTAATAGGTGGTTTCATCGGAGAACAATTCAGACATAGAGAAACATCATCTTCTGGCTCATTAATGCTCAATTATCAGCTACTGGAAAAATTAGCTATCAAAGGAACAATACACCCTGAAGAATGGGTGAAATTGATAGCTCAAACTCTTGCTTTATCAGAAAATAGTGAAAAATTCAATACAGGAGAATTAATGTTAGGGATCTTACCTTTAGTTGTCTTTTTTCACGATGCTCCGAGTTTATTAGAAGAGCAATTAAACTTTGTAATAATTGAATGCAAAATGTCTTCAGAACAACAAGAAGAATTAACCAGTTATAGTGAATTATTGAGGCTAATTCTGACTGAAAAGATACCTATTAACGACATTATTCCTCACCTATTAGACAAATATTCTAAGTCTTGTTCATTTTTTAAGGAACAATTAGAACAAATTCAACGATTTGTCAAAGAACGAGCCACTTTAACCCAAGTAAAAGCTCATTTTGCCGGAAAAAAAGCTTTAGAACCGCCAACAATAGCCCTAGCGATGTATTGTTTTCTGGGAACACCCGAAGACTTTGGGGTTAGTGTCCGACGAGCTTATCAACTGCGATCGCCCGTTATTATGGCTTTAACAGGAGCAATAGCTGGAGCCTACAATAGCTTATTAGGGATTCCTCCCAGTTGGCAATTAGCCTGGAAAACGAGGCCAACGAGCCCAAAAATCGAACAAACTCTGGTCAAGTTTTGGGCAAGGTGGATGGGAATAGAAGTCTTAGACTCGTTTAAACTACAAGTTGAACAGATAGCGGTTGCCTCACCCTTAATGATGCAAAAGCGACCATCTAGAACCATAATCTCTCAAAAATTCTAG
- a CDS encoding fatty acyl-AMP ligase has protein sequence MTQIIETSTIPTTLIDLLRLRASQTPHNHAYTFLIDGKKATPPLTYAELDRQSRAIAALLQQYQARGERALLLYPQSLEVIAAFCGCLYAGVIAIPVPPPESGRLKRTLPRLRAIVKDANAKFALTTAGIFDLINNFKSEFPEFDQMNWIDTAKVDLSLADDWQDPNIDKDELAYLQYTSGSTSTPKGVMLSHFNLMHHARYLQRACGYEPDSVTHTWMPYFHDYGLVEGIMVPLYNGTPCYLMSPFSFIKRPIQWLHNITKYGVTHSQAPNFAYDLCIRRVKDKDIPQLNLSCWQAAGNAAEPINPRVMADFVETFAPCGFSWETFAPAFGLAEYTLLVSSKPKGTAPVFVCLDSSALERDKIVEANPDQDQGVRIMPSCGQLVCETQVAIVRPDTLTRCASDEVGEIWVSDPSMSQGYWQRPQETQETFGAYLKDTGEGPFLRTGDLGFLKDGELYITGRMKDLIIIRGTNHYPQDIEWTVQHLNSVFRPDYGAAFSITDQGEEKLVVVQEIERRSSDLDTEKLLADIRQEIAEEHEIFTHAIVLAKSGTILKTASGKIQRRACRQNFLNGTINIIAAWSENPALVANFKESETD, from the coding sequence ATGACTCAAATTATTGAAACCTCAACCATCCCTACCACCTTAATTGACTTATTACGCTTACGCGCAAGCCAAACTCCCCATAATCACGCCTATACCTTTCTCATTGATGGCAAAAAAGCAACCCCACCCCTAACCTACGCCGAATTAGACCGACAATCAAGAGCGATCGCTGCCTTACTTCAACAATACCAAGCCAGAGGAGAACGGGCTCTTCTGCTCTATCCCCAAAGTTTAGAAGTTATTGCCGCCTTTTGTGGCTGTTTATACGCCGGAGTTATCGCTATTCCCGTTCCTCCTCCAGAGTCCGGCCGACTCAAGCGTACTTTACCCAGATTACGCGCTATCGTCAAAGATGCTAACGCCAAATTTGCCTTAACAACCGCTGGAATTTTCGACCTGATTAACAATTTTAAGTCTGAGTTTCCCGAATTTGACCAAATGAACTGGATAGATACTGCCAAGGTCGACCTATCCCTCGCAGATGACTGGCAAGATCCCAACATCGACAAAGACGAGTTAGCCTATCTTCAGTATACGTCCGGCTCTACTTCTACGCCAAAAGGGGTCATGCTCAGTCATTTTAACCTAATGCACCACGCTCGCTACCTCCAAAGGGCTTGTGGCTACGAACCCGATAGCGTTACCCATACTTGGATGCCCTATTTTCATGATTATGGGTTAGTTGAAGGTATAATGGTTCCCCTCTACAACGGAACCCCCTGTTATCTGATGTCTCCGTTCTCGTTTATTAAGCGTCCTATCCAATGGCTGCACAATATCACAAAATACGGTGTTACCCACTCCCAAGCCCCTAATTTTGCCTATGATTTGTGTATTCGTCGCGTTAAAGACAAAGATATCCCCCAACTCAATTTAAGCTGTTGGCAAGCAGCCGGAAACGCAGCAGAACCGATTAATCCGAGGGTCATGGCGGATTTTGTTGAAACCTTTGCTCCTTGCGGTTTTTCTTGGGAAACTTTTGCTCCTGCTTTTGGGTTAGCGGAGTATACGTTACTGGTATCGAGTAAACCCAAGGGAACTGCTCCTGTTTTTGTTTGTTTGGATAGTTCTGCACTAGAAAGGGATAAAATTGTTGAAGCTAACCCGGATCAAGACCAAGGGGTGAGAATAATGCCCAGTTGTGGTCAGTTGGTCTGTGAGACCCAGGTAGCGATTGTTCGTCCTGACACCTTAACCCGTTGTGCTTCCGATGAAGTAGGAGAAATTTGGGTCTCTGACCCCAGTATGTCTCAAGGCTATTGGCAACGTCCCCAAGAAACCCAAGAAACCTTCGGAGCTTACCTTAAAGATACGGGAGAAGGTCCGTTTTTAAGAACCGGAGATTTAGGGTTTCTTAAAGACGGAGAATTATATATTACGGGACGGATGAAAGACTTAATTATTATCCGAGGGACTAATCATTATCCCCAAGATATTGAATGGACGGTACAACATCTTAACTCGGTTTTTCGTCCTGACTATGGGGCTGCTTTTTCGATTACAGATCAGGGGGAAGAAAAGTTAGTCGTGGTTCAAGAAATAGAACGCCGTAGCAGCGACTTGGATACAGAAAAATTATTAGCAGATATTCGTCAAGAAATTGCTGAAGAACACGAAATTTTTACCCATGCCATTGTTTTAGCAAAGTCGGGAACTATCCTAAAAACCGCTAGTGGTAAAATTCAGCGTCGTGCTTGTCGTCAAAACTTTCTCAATGGAACCATCAATATTATCGCTGCTTGGAGTGAAAATCCGGCATTAGTTGCTAATTTTAAAGAGTCTGAAACTGACTAA
- a CDS encoding HAD family hydrolase produces the protein MLKVILFDFNGVIINDEAIHQELINEILLAENLRPDASEYQQFCLGRSDRACLQDILSYRGRFVSPEYLEKLIKQKTQAYRQRIETLETLPIYPGLEEFLIQIQERGLQIGLVTGSLVSEVKYILEKAAIADYFKVIVGGDEIKGSKPQPDGYLLAVERFNRLDFNLQLRPSDCLVIEDTPAGIEAAKRAGMQVVGIANTYPFHFMQRLSNWAIDYLWELELERVEQVLA, from the coding sequence ATGTTAAAAGTAATCCTGTTTGATTTTAATGGAGTCATCATTAATGATGAAGCAATTCATCAAGAACTGATTAATGAGATTTTATTAGCTGAAAATTTACGACCTGATGCTTCAGAATATCAACAATTTTGTTTAGGAAGAAGCGATCGCGCTTGTCTTCAAGATATTTTATCCTATCGCGGTCGCTTTGTTTCACCAGAGTATTTAGAAAAGTTAATTAAACAAAAAACCCAAGCGTATCGACAACGGATAGAAACCTTAGAAACGTTGCCTATTTATCCAGGGTTAGAAGAGTTTTTAATCCAAATTCAAGAGAGAGGTTTACAAATTGGGTTAGTCACGGGTTCGCTGGTATCTGAAGTAAAATATATCTTAGAAAAAGCCGCAATTGCTGACTATTTTAAGGTTATTGTCGGAGGGGATGAAATTAAGGGGAGTAAACCTCAACCTGATGGGTATTTATTAGCGGTTGAACGCTTTAATCGCTTGGATTTTAATTTACAATTGCGTCCCTCAGACTGTCTGGTTATTGAGGACACTCCTGCAGGAATTGAAGCAGCTAAACGCGCTGGAATGCAGGTAGTAGGTATTGCCAATACCTATCCGTTTCATTTTATGCAACGGCTCTCTAATTGGGCAATAGACTATCTTTGGGAGTTGGAATTAGAACGGGTAGAACAGGTTTTAGCCTAA
- a CDS encoding PIN domain-containing protein: MASSIIVDTDIIIDVGRGIPEAVNCLQGLQSSSRLAISVVTQMELIVGCTNKSELQILEKFLQQFDVIRIDQPISDKAVELLRLYRLSHGLLIADGLIAATA; the protein is encoded by the coding sequence ATGGCTAGTTCAATCATCGTAGATACCGACATAATAATTGATGTTGGTCGTGGCATTCCTGAAGCAGTTAATTGTTTACAAGGGCTACAATCAAGTTCCAGATTAGCAATTAGCGTAGTTACACAAATGGAACTAATTGTTGGTTGCACTAACAAGTCAGAGTTACAAATACTGGAAAAATTCCTCCAACAGTTTGATGTGATTAGAATTGATCAGCCTATTTCAGACAAAGCAGTTGAATTGCTCCGCTTGTATCGGCTAAGTCATGGCTTACTCATTGCTGATGGTTTGATTGCAGCTACAGCATAA
- a CDS encoding RNase H family protein, producing the protein MMGYLLGFVPQPNLVDASCIGNPGDVEYRGVSTETREEIFHKRPMAYGTKNLGEFLAIVHGLAYLKNQNKDIPLYSDSQTAILWVKNKKIKTKLIGIKSLLRVIL; encoded by the coding sequence ATGATGGGTTATTTGTTGGGTTTCGTTCCTCAACCCAACCTAGTTGATGCTTCATGTATAGGTAATCCTGGCGATGTCGAGTATCGAGGGGTTAGCACCGAAACTCGTGAGGAGATTTTTCATAAAAGACCAATGGCATACGGAACAAAGAATCTGGGCGAGTTTTTGGCAATTGTTCATGGACTTGCATATCTTAAAAATCAAAATAAGGATATACCTCTTTATTCTGATTCCCAGACTGCGATCCTTTGGGTAAAAAACAAAAAAATCAAGACAAAGCTAATAGGAATTAAAAGCTTATTAAGAGTAATATTATGA
- the pckA gene encoding phosphoenolpyruvate carboxykinase (ATP) codes for MVNLNLYGDISPQNPLKIAPHLSQGLDYPKVHPSSVTTSDREDGIKFPTYGLETLGIHNVSWVYRNLPVAELVEHAVRRGEGILADNGALVVETGKYTGRSPNDRYIVDEPTTRHEIDWNHHNVAISERQFEQLYQRVLSYVQGRELYIFDGYVGADRNYRHGVRVINELASQNLFVHQLFLRPSPEELANHQADFTVIAVPGLHGDPEIDGLRSEAFIVLHLTKRLVIIGGSRYSGEMKKSVFSMMNYVIAKENVLPMHCAANIDKRAHTTLFFGLSGTGKTTLSADPDCSLIGDDEHGWSKDGIFNFEGGCYAKTIRLSQENEPQIWAALQFGTLLENVIFDPETRTPDYDDSRLTENTRAAYPLHYIPNCSLWGIGSHPKTIFLLTADAFGVLPPIAKLTKQQAMYHFLSGYTSKLAGTERDVTSPKVTFSACFGQCFFPLSPIVYARMLGERLEQHNDTQVFLLNTGWSGGSYGVGHRIPIKHTRAMVAAALNGHLEKANYHPHPIFKVLVPDHIAGVPNKILDPQNTWDDPEAYQQQALDLAHRFMENFRQFHNVPPEIAQAGPVC; via the coding sequence ATGGTCAACCTGAATTTATATGGTGATATTTCTCCCCAAAACCCCCTCAAAATTGCTCCCCATCTTTCCCAGGGATTAGACTATCCAAAAGTCCACCCTTCCTCAGTAACGACAAGCGATCGCGAAGATGGAATCAAATTCCCGACCTATGGCCTAGAAACCTTAGGCATTCATAATGTGAGTTGGGTCTATCGCAATCTTCCCGTCGCTGAATTGGTGGAACACGCTGTCAGACGAGGCGAGGGGATTTTAGCGGATAACGGGGCGTTAGTCGTTGAAACAGGCAAATATACTGGACGTTCCCCCAACGATCGCTACATTGTTGATGAGCCCACCACCCGTCACGAAATCGACTGGAATCACCACAACGTCGCCATTTCTGAACGACAATTTGAACAACTCTATCAACGGGTCTTATCCTACGTTCAAGGGCGAGAACTCTACATTTTTGATGGCTATGTTGGGGCAGACCGCAACTATCGCCACGGGGTACGAGTCATCAACGAATTAGCCTCTCAAAATTTGTTTGTCCATCAACTTTTTTTGCGACCCTCTCCAGAGGAATTAGCCAACCATCAAGCCGATTTTACCGTCATTGCCGTTCCAGGGCTGCATGGCGACCCCGAAATCGACGGACTGCGGTCAGAAGCCTTTATTGTCCTGCATTTAACCAAACGGTTAGTGATCATTGGCGGTTCTCGTTATAGCGGAGAGATGAAAAAATCCGTTTTCTCCATGATGAATTACGTTATAGCAAAAGAAAACGTCTTACCCATGCACTGCGCTGCCAATATTGATAAACGAGCCCATACGACCCTCTTTTTTGGCTTGTCGGGAACCGGAAAAACTACCCTATCGGCAGACCCTGATTGTAGTTTAATTGGGGATGATGAACACGGCTGGTCAAAAGACGGTATTTTCAACTTTGAAGGAGGATGTTATGCCAAAACCATCCGCCTTTCCCAAGAAAACGAACCTCAAATTTGGGCAGCCTTACAATTTGGCACGTTGCTAGAAAACGTCATTTTTGACCCCGAAACCCGCACCCCAGACTATGATGACAGTCGCTTAACCGAAAATACCCGCGCTGCCTATCCCTTACATTACATTCCCAACTGTTCCCTCTGGGGCATCGGTAGTCATCCCAAAACCATCTTTTTACTGACAGCCGATGCCTTTGGGGTCTTACCCCCCATTGCCAAACTGACGAAGCAACAGGCGATGTATCATTTTCTCTCAGGATATACCAGTAAACTCGCGGGAACAGAACGGGATGTTACCTCACCAAAAGTCACTTTTTCGGCCTGTTTTGGTCAATGTTTCTTCCCCTTGTCTCCTATTGTCTACGCACGAATGTTAGGAGAACGCTTAGAACAACACAACGATACCCAAGTTTTCCTGTTGAATACCGGATGGTCAGGGGGTTCCTATGGGGTAGGCCATCGTATCCCAATCAAGCATACAAGAGCAATGGTAGCAGCCGCGTTAAACGGTCATTTAGAGAAAGCCAATTATCATCCCCATCCTATTTTTAAGGTGTTGGTTCCTGACCATATTGCCGGAGTTCCCAATAAAATTCTTGACCCGCAAAATACTTGGGACGACCCTGAAGCCTATCAACAACAAGCCTTAGACCTAGCCCATCGTTTTATGGAGAATTTCCGACAATTCCACAATGTTCCCCCAGAAATTGCTCAAGCTGGACCCGTTTGTTAA
- a CDS encoding cysteine desulfurase family protein, which yields MQIYLDYSATTPPRSEAITQVEAILKQQWGNPSSLHNWGQQAATILETARWQVANLINAPSADSIIFTSGGTEADNHALLGIARSYSKPQHLIISSVEHSAISETAQILAQSGWQVTILPVNRQGRVTPLELKAAIRPNTSLISIIYGQSEIGTIQPIEELAKIAQAEGVLFHTDAVQVAGRLPLDVQRLGVDLLSLSAHKIYGVQGAGALYVRPGVEIAPLLAGGGQERRLRSGTQAVPAIAAFGIAAEWAATEIATETPRLRGLRDRLFDLMADCPYLIPTGDRLYRLPHHVSFIVTDPFNQKVSERITGKTIVRQLNLAGIGISAGSACHSGKLSPSPILLAMGYSENEALGGIRLTLGRETTLEDIEWTAMVLKQVLGRLMPQLECVGC from the coding sequence ATGCAAATTTATCTGGATTATAGTGCGACAACTCCCCCTCGTTCAGAAGCGATCACCCAAGTGGAGGCGATCCTCAAACAACAGTGGGGTAACCCGTCCAGTTTGCATAACTGGGGACAACAAGCTGCTACGATCCTCGAAACCGCGCGTTGGCAAGTGGCTAATTTGATTAATGCGCCCTCAGCAGATTCTATCATTTTTACCTCCGGGGGAACCGAAGCCGATAATCATGCCTTGCTAGGCATAGCCAGATCCTACAGTAAGCCACAACATTTGATTATTTCCTCGGTGGAACATTCGGCAATTTCCGAAACTGCTCAAATCCTAGCACAATCGGGGTGGCAAGTCACGATTTTACCGGTTAACCGTCAGGGAAGAGTGACTCCACTGGAATTGAAAGCAGCTATTCGACCCAATACGTCCCTAATTTCGATTATTTATGGCCAAAGCGAAATCGGAACCATTCAACCCATTGAGGAATTGGCGAAAATTGCCCAAGCAGAAGGGGTGCTTTTTCATACTGATGCGGTACAGGTAGCCGGAAGATTACCCCTCGATGTCCAACGGTTGGGGGTGGATTTATTGTCGCTTTCGGCACACAAAATCTATGGGGTTCAAGGGGCCGGGGCGTTATATGTGCGTCCAGGGGTAGAAATTGCCCCTTTGTTGGCAGGAGGAGGGCAAGAACGACGGTTACGGTCAGGAACCCAAGCTGTCCCGGCAATCGCAGCCTTTGGGATCGCGGCTGAATGGGCGGCCACAGAAATAGCCACGGAAACCCCTCGGTTACGCGGACTGCGCGATCGCCTTTTCGATTTGATGGCCGATTGTCCCTATCTTATTCCCACGGGGGATAGATTGTATCGCCTTCCCCATCATGTGAGTTTTATTGTGACTGACCCTTTTAATCAAAAAGTCTCCGAAAGGATTACGGGTAAAACGATTGTTCGTCAGCTTAATTTAGCCGGAATTGGGATTAGTGCTGGTTCAGCGTGTCATAGTGGTAAATTGAGTCCCAGTCCGATTTTATTGGCGATGGGTTATTCTGAAAACGAAGCGTTAGGGGGTATTCGTTTAACTCTCGGACGGGAAACAACTTTAGAAGATATTGAATGGACGGCTATGGTTCTTAAGCAAGTTTTAGGGCGTTTAATGCCACAATTGGAATGTGTTGGGTGTTAA
- a CDS encoding DUF7682 family zinc-binding protein, with translation MSRRKKSFPCGHKGYGQICHRCAQVQVAWEQKKQEKNAWEAKFAKDPIDLRTLPKNVIIKARKILQELANQTDYRQFHGKRLRHDRFVISIPVTRHYRLICRDHGNFLAPEAVISHEDYNVCKPGQ, from the coding sequence ATGTCAAGAAGAAAAAAGAGTTTTCCCTGTGGCCATAAAGGCTATGGTCAAATTTGCCATCGATGTGCTCAAGTCCAAGTCGCTTGGGAACAGAAAAAACAAGAGAAGAATGCTTGGGAAGCTAAATTTGCTAAAGATCCCATTGATTTGAGAACATTACCGAAAAATGTTATCATTAAAGCGCGTAAAATCCTGCAAGAATTGGCTAATCAAACGGACTATCGACAATTCCATGGTAAGCGACTACGACACGATCGCTTTGTCATCAGTATTCCGGTCACTCGTCATTATCGCCTAATTTGCCGAGATCATGGGAATTTTTTAGCGCCAGAAGCGGTTATTTCCCACGAAGATTATAATGTTTGTAAGCCCGGCCAATAA
- the dnaK gene encoding molecular chaperone DnaK: MGKVVGIDLGTTNSCVAVMEGGKPTVIANAEGFRTTPSVVAYAKNGDRLVGQIAKRQAVMNPENTFYSVKRFIGRKYHEVNIETTEVSYHVGKDGNGNVKLDCPSQGKQFAPEEISAQVLRKLVDDASKYLGETVTEAVITVPAYFNDSQRQATKDAGKIAGIEVKRIINEPTAASLAYGLDKKSNETILVFDLGGGTFDVSILEVGDGVFEVLATSGDTHLGGDDFDKKIVDYLAQDFNKNEGIDLRKDKQALQRLTEAAEKAKIELSSVSQAEINLPFITATQEGPKHLDMTLTRAKFEELCSDLIDRCAVPVENAMRDAKVSNSNIDEVVLVGGSTRIPAVQELVKKILGKEPNQGVNPDEVVAVGAAIQGGVLAGEVKDILLLDVTPLSLGVETLGGVMTKIIPRNTTIPTKKSEVFSTAQDGQANVEIIVLQGEREMSRDNKSLGTFRLDGIPPAPRGVPQIEVIFDINADGILNVTAKDKGTGKEQSISITGASTLPDMEVDRMVKEAEANAAADKERREKIDRKNEADSLVYQADKQLKELGDKVSAADKSKADELISKLREAIGKEDDETIKTTLPELQQLLYSIGTSVYQQAGGPTPPDGAAPGGDAGTSSGGGDDVIDAEFSETK; this comes from the coding sequence ATGGGAAAAGTCGTTGGAATTGATTTAGGAACCACCAACTCGTGTGTGGCGGTTATGGAAGGGGGAAAACCGACAGTTATTGCTAATGCAGAAGGGTTTCGGACCACCCCTTCCGTGGTTGCCTATGCCAAAAACGGCGATCGCTTGGTGGGACAAATTGCCAAGCGTCAAGCCGTAATGAACCCTGAAAACACCTTTTATTCAGTTAAACGCTTTATCGGACGCAAATACCACGAAGTTAATATAGAAACCACCGAAGTCTCTTATCATGTCGGTAAAGATGGGAATGGCAACGTTAAATTAGACTGTCCCTCCCAAGGCAAACAATTTGCCCCCGAAGAAATTTCTGCTCAAGTCCTCCGTAAATTAGTAGACGATGCCAGCAAGTATTTAGGAGAAACCGTTACAGAAGCCGTTATTACCGTTCCTGCTTATTTTAATGACTCCCAACGTCAAGCCACCAAAGACGCGGGAAAAATTGCTGGAATTGAAGTTAAACGTATTATTAACGAACCCACCGCCGCCTCCTTAGCCTACGGGTTAGATAAAAAGAGTAATGAAACCATCTTAGTGTTTGACTTAGGAGGAGGAACCTTTGATGTCTCTATCCTTGAAGTCGGGGACGGTGTATTTGAAGTCTTAGCGACTTCTGGAGATACCCACCTAGGAGGGGACGACTTTGATAAAAAGATCGTAGACTATCTAGCTCAAGACTTCAACAAGAATGAAGGCATTGACCTCAGAAAAGATAAACAAGCCCTACAACGCCTTACCGAAGCTGCCGAAAAAGCTAAAATTGAACTATCTAGCGTCAGTCAAGCCGAAATTAACCTGCCCTTCATCACCGCTACCCAAGAGGGTCCTAAACACCTAGACATGACCCTCACCCGTGCTAAATTTGAAGAACTCTGTTCGGACTTAATCGATCGCTGTGCCGTTCCCGTGGAAAATGCCATGCGCGATGCCAAAGTCAGCAACAGTAATATCGATGAAGTGGTCTTGGTGGGCGGTTCGACCCGTATTCCGGCAGTTCAAGAACTGGTTAAAAAGATTTTAGGTAAAGAACCCAACCAAGGCGTTAACCCCGATGAAGTGGTCGCTGTAGGGGCTGCTATCCAAGGAGGAGTCCTAGCTGGAGAAGTTAAAGATATCCTGCTGCTTGACGTAACGCCCCTATCTCTTGGGGTAGAAACCCTCGGCGGTGTCATGACCAAAATTATTCCCCGTAACACCACCATTCCTACCAAAAAATCTGAGGTCTTCTCTACTGCCCAAGATGGACAAGCCAACGTGGAAATTATTGTCTTGCAAGGGGAACGGGAAATGTCCCGCGATAACAAGAGTTTAGGAACCTTCCGTCTCGATGGTATTCCTCCTGCCCCCCGTGGTGTTCCTCAAATTGAAGTGATCTTTGATATCAACGCCGATGGTATCCTCAATGTTACGGCAAAAGACAAAGGAACGGGTAAAGAACAGTCCATTAGTATTACCGGGGCTTCTACCTTACCAGATATGGAAGTTGACCGCATGGTCAAGGAAGCTGAAGCCAATGCAGCCGCCGATAAAGAACGTCGGGAAAAAATTGACCGCAAAAATGAGGCAGACTCCCTAGTTTATCAAGCCGATAAACAACTCAAAGAATTGGGTGATAAAGTTTCTGCTGCTGATAAGAGTAAGGCCGATGAGTTAATTAGTAAACTCCGAGAAGCGATCGGCAAAGAAGACGACGAAACCATCAAAACAACTTTACCAGAGTTACAGCAACTACTCTACAGCATCGGTACTAGCGTCTATCAACAAGCTGGTGGACCGACTCCTCCCGATGGGGCAGCCCCGGGTGGTGATGCGGGTACGTCTTCCGGTGGTGGAGATGATGTCATCGATGCCGAATTTTCAGAGACTAAATAG
- a CDS encoding uracil-DNA glycosylase family protein — protein MSDINTLITQIYQEAQREPFPIDTPVYEAAKKDPTQPILYAGNLNSQICFFGRDLGRDEVHAGQPLIGAAGTLVRRGFYWAMHQKQAKTPAELQTVCDRLLLTNTVPYKPPGNKAYSVAVKERFRPFIEQLLVIHWQGDQLITLGTEAFKWFSPYGKKGELDQFFQRSDRYSAKLAVTLEATDEFQLRHQRQIMLMPLPHPSPLNQRYYGQFPQMLQQRLNEFEF, from the coding sequence ATGTCCGATATTAACACCCTAATTACACAAATTTATCAAGAAGCGCAACGAGAACCCTTTCCCATCGATACACCTGTGTATGAAGCGGCCAAAAAAGATCCCACCCAACCGATACTTTATGCCGGAAACTTGAACAGTCAAATTTGTTTTTTTGGACGAGATCTCGGACGCGATGAAGTCCACGCTGGACAGCCTTTAATTGGAGCAGCCGGAACCCTAGTTCGTCGGGGTTTTTACTGGGCAATGCACCAAAAACAGGCAAAAACTCCAGCCGAATTACAAACAGTCTGCGATCGCCTTCTCCTCACCAATACCGTCCCCTACAAACCTCCTGGCAACAAAGCCTATTCCGTCGCCGTTAAAGAACGCTTTCGACCGTTTATTGAACAATTACTCGTCATTCACTGGCAAGGGGATCAACTGATTACCCTAGGAACCGAAGCGTTTAAATGGTTTAGTCCCTACGGCAAGAAAGGAGAACTTGACCAATTTTTTCAACGAAGCGATCGCTACAGTGCTAAATTAGCTGTCACCCTCGAAGCAACTGATGAGTTTCAACTGCGCCATCAGCGTCAAATTATGTTAATGCCTTTACCCCACCCATCCCCACTTAATCAGAGATATTATGGCCAATTTCCCCAAATGCTACAACAACGCTTAAATGAATTTGAGTTTTAA
- a CDS encoding ABC transporter ATP-binding protein, translating to MIKDSNPLLRLSDVCLHDKLGQHQLLTGISFEVNRGDRLGIIGPSGAGKTTLLRLINRLQDPTSGVIEWDSQPLNKIPIIQLRQHIVLIPQEPKLLGMTVEETLGYPLILQQLPKAEIKQRIETWKTHFSIPDEWLSRHELQLSLGQRQLVSIARGLIMQPQLLLLDEPTSALDPDRAHHLMDRLINLSQTTQTTIMMINHQHPLINTFAQRILTLRQGQVQSIVDNQLLS from the coding sequence ATGATTAAGGATTCTAACCCATTATTACGATTGTCCGATGTTTGTCTGCACGATAAGTTAGGACAGCATCAATTATTAACGGGTATTTCTTTCGAGGTTAATCGCGGCGATCGCCTAGGAATTATCGGACCATCTGGGGCGGGAAAAACGACCCTTCTTCGGCTAATTAATCGTCTGCAAGATCCCACCTCCGGGGTAATTGAATGGGACTCTCAACCCCTAAACAAGATTCCGATTATTCAGTTACGACAACACATTGTTCTGATTCCCCAAGAACCTAAATTATTAGGCATGACCGTCGAAGAAACCCTCGGCTATCCGCTAATTTTACAACAGTTACCTAAAGCAGAAATTAAACAACGAATTGAGACATGGAAAACCCACTTTTCTATCCCCGACGAGTGGTTAAGTCGCCATGAATTACAACTCTCTTTAGGGCAACGACAATTAGTGAGTATTGCACGGGGTTTAATCATGCAACCTCAGCTTTTATTATTAGATGAACCCACCTCAGCCTTAGATCCTGATCGCGCCCATCACTTAATGGATAGACTGATTAATTTAAGCCAAACCACTCAAACAACCATTATGATGATTAATCATCAACACCCCTTAATTAACACCTTTGCTCAACGCATTTTAACCTTACGACAAGGACAAGTTCAGTCTATTGTTGATAACCAATTACTGAGTTGA